A genomic segment from Janthinobacterium sp. 64 encodes:
- a CDS encoding D-amino acid dehydrogenase: MFHWLPWRPASKLFPNAPAPWSATQRGNMQQHVIIIGGGVVGLTSAWWLAEAGYKVTVLERNEQVAVAASYRNGGQLSYRYVAPLADAGVPFKALQWLLQKDGPLRFRPEADWRQWRWMANFLRNCNSASNARTTAKLLQLGELSRAGMAQLELTVAPEAYARRDAGKLIVYRSPTIFQRAVARPESEEARIVLSPAEAVQREPALAALQNSLAGGIFTPGEAVADCHAFCLALEARLLQHANCSLLLKGEARRLVTHKGRITGVDTSLGLLQADHYVLAAGIQSRDLAATAGIYLPLYPLKGYSLTAPIRAQDKAPEISITDFERKVLYARIGGDLRVAAMVDMVGADNSIDWDRIAGLTRLAREAMPQAADYEQATAWAGLRPATPNSAPLVGASKVANLWLNVGHGPLGFTFAAGTARILADLMAGKAPPFALDFLSPPK, from the coding sequence ATGTTTCATTGGCTGCCTTGGCGGCCAGCCTCTAAGCTCTTCCCGAATGCTCCCGCACCATGGAGCGCAACGCAGCGAGGCAACATGCAGCAACACGTCATCATCATCGGCGGCGGCGTCGTCGGTCTGACATCGGCCTGGTGGCTGGCCGAGGCCGGCTACAAGGTCACGGTACTGGAACGCAATGAACAGGTGGCGGTCGCCGCCAGCTACCGCAATGGCGGCCAGCTCAGCTATCGCTATGTGGCACCGCTGGCCGACGCGGGCGTGCCCTTCAAAGCCCTGCAATGGCTGCTGCAGAAAGATGGTCCGCTGCGCTTCCGTCCCGAAGCGGACTGGCGCCAGTGGCGCTGGATGGCCAACTTCTTGCGCAATTGCAACAGCGCCAGCAACGCCCGCACGACGGCGAAACTGTTGCAATTGGGTGAACTGAGCCGCGCCGGCATGGCCCAGCTGGAGTTGACCGTGGCGCCGGAAGCGTATGCCCGGCGCGATGCGGGCAAACTCATCGTCTACCGCTCGCCCACCATCTTTCAGCGGGCCGTGGCGCGGCCCGAGTCGGAAGAAGCGCGCATCGTCTTGTCTCCCGCAGAAGCCGTGCAGCGCGAGCCGGCGCTAGCCGCCCTGCAGAATTCATTGGCGGGCGGCATTTTTACGCCCGGCGAAGCGGTGGCCGATTGCCACGCCTTTTGCCTGGCGCTGGAAGCGCGCCTGCTGCAGCATGCGAATTGTTCGCTCCTGTTAAAAGGCGAGGCGCGCCGCCTCGTCACGCACAAGGGCAGGATCACGGGCGTCGACACCAGCCTGGGCCTGTTGCAAGCGGACCACTATGTGCTGGCGGCCGGCATCCAGAGCCGCGACCTGGCCGCCACGGCAGGCATCTACCTGCCCCTGTACCCGTTGAAAGGCTACAGCCTGACGGCGCCCATCCGCGCGCAAGACAAGGCGCCGGAGATCAGCATCACGGATTTCGAGCGCAAGGTGCTGTATGCGCGCATCGGCGGCGACCTGCGCGTGGCCGCCATGGTCGACATGGTGGGCGCCGACAACAGCATCGATTGGGACCGCATCGCCGGCCTGACGCGGCTGGCGCGCGAAGCCATGCCACAGGCAGCCGATTACGAACAGGCCACGGCCTGGGCCGGTTTGCGTCCTGCCACGCCGAACAGCGCGCCACTGGTGGGCGCCAGCAAAGTGGCGAACTTGTGGCTCAATGTGGGCCATGGCCCGCTGGGCTTTACCTTTGCCGCCGGCACGGCGCGCATCCTGGCCGACCTGATGGCCGGCAAGGCGCCGCCGTTCGCGCTGGACTTCCTCAGCCCCCCAAAATAG
- a CDS encoding YchJ family protein, translating into MPTPSTSAACPCGGASYASCCGPYIAGDALPPTAETLMRSRYTAFTLRDEPYLLATWHASTRPTDALFAEEEKVHWLGLDVKSALRLRQRKAVSADQAEEIHRDSVEFVARYKVNGRAHRLHEVSRFVREAGDGGALRWFYLDGSFPE; encoded by the coding sequence ATGCCCACACCCTCGACATCTGCCGCCTGCCCCTGTGGCGGCGCCTCCTACGCCAGCTGCTGCGGCCCGTATATCGCGGGCGACGCCTTGCCGCCCACGGCCGAAACGCTGATGCGCTCGCGCTACACGGCGTTTACCTTGCGCGACGAGCCGTATCTGCTTGCCACCTGGCATGCCAGCACCCGTCCCACCGATGCTTTATTTGCCGAAGAAGAAAAAGTCCACTGGCTGGGACTTGATGTAAAATCTGCTTTACGTTTACGTCAACGTAAAGCAGTATCAGCAGATCAAGCCGAAGAGATACACCGCGACAGCGTCGAATTCGTGGCCCGCTACAAGGTCAACGGCCGCGCGCACCGCCTGCATGAAGTGAGCCGCTTCGTGCGTGAAGCTGGTGACGGCGGCGCCCTGCGCTGGTTTTATCTCGACGGCAGTTTTCCCGAATAG